A genomic region of Pseudomonas sp. KU43P contains the following coding sequences:
- a CDS encoding DUF1963 domain-containing protein yields the protein MRIHKIIPASDGKLPFMFGGDSAHVSEWPKNPEGQDLLLLFTIDCKVARQRLSRTDLPARGFLHVFSTYDSNEYFIDSITVDEVQLQKGMASYTCVVHADDVEPIKSPRPSIPLQLADFEETTIDDDELSVLSLIADEAPAGALIPVQLSVDYNFLCQIYSSDFPAPFEDALYMTDGVGYLLINKQIGGGKSDGCFFVQVA from the coding sequence GTGAGGATTCACAAGATAATACCGGCTTCAGATGGAAAATTGCCATTCATGTTTGGTGGCGATAGTGCGCATGTTTCAGAATGGCCAAAAAATCCTGAAGGCCAAGATCTTTTGTTACTGTTTACCATTGATTGTAAAGTCGCAAGGCAACGATTAAGTAGAACAGATCTGCCCGCAAGAGGTTTCTTGCATGTCTTTTCTACGTATGATTCAAACGAATACTTCATTGACTCTATTACCGTTGACGAAGTGCAGCTACAGAAGGGGATGGCTTCTTATACCTGCGTTGTGCACGCTGATGATGTGGAGCCAATTAAATCCCCGCGCCCGTCAATTCCTCTTCAACTTGCAGATTTTGAGGAAACTACGATTGATGATGACGAGCTGTCAGTATTATCTTTGATCGCTGATGAAGCGCCTGCTGGGGCATTGATACCCGTGCAGCTGTCCGTAGACTATAATTTCCTTTGCCAAATATATTCTTCGGATTTTCCTGCGCCATTTGAAGACGCGCTCTACATGACTGATGGGGTGGGTTACTTGTTAATTAATAAACAAATTGGGGGTGGGAAGAGCGATGGCTGCTTTTTTGTTCAGGTTGCATAA
- a CDS encoding M20 aminoacylase family protein, whose product MSQHQHILAWLNDVASDLHAIRHDIHAHPELGFEESRTSALVATLLEQWGYEVHTGIGKTGVVGVLRNGSSPRKLGLRADMDALPIVEATGAEYSSRHQGCMHACGHDGHTTMLLGAARYLAATRQFDGTLTLIFQPAEEGQGGAEAMLVDGLLERFPCDALFGMHNMPGLPAGHLGFREGPMMASQDLLTVTIDGVGGHGSMPHLTVDPLVAAASVVMALQTVVARNIDAQEAAVVTVGALQAGEAANVIPQQALLRLSLRALDAKVRAQTLERVRAIITQQAESFGCTSTIEHRPAYPVLVNHAAENAFATQVGVELVGAEAVDGNTRKLMGSEDFAWMLQRCPGAYLFIGNGVQRPMVHNPAYDFNDDILLTGAAYWGALAESWLKPA is encoded by the coding sequence ATGTCGCAACATCAGCACATCCTGGCCTGGCTCAATGACGTGGCCAGTGACCTGCACGCCATCCGCCACGATATCCATGCCCACCCCGAACTCGGTTTCGAAGAAAGCCGCACCTCGGCCCTGGTCGCCACACTGCTGGAGCAGTGGGGCTACGAAGTGCACACCGGCATCGGCAAGACCGGTGTGGTCGGTGTGCTGCGCAACGGCAGCAGCCCGCGCAAGCTGGGCCTGCGCGCTGACATGGACGCACTGCCGATCGTCGAGGCCACTGGCGCCGAATACAGCAGCCGCCACCAGGGCTGCATGCACGCCTGTGGCCACGACGGGCACACCACCATGCTGCTGGGCGCGGCACGCTACCTGGCGGCGACGCGGCAGTTCGATGGCACGCTGACGCTGATCTTCCAGCCGGCCGAAGAGGGCCAGGGTGGGGCGGAGGCGATGCTGGTGGACGGGCTGCTGGAGCGCTTCCCGTGCGATGCGCTGTTCGGCATGCACAACATGCCCGGGCTGCCGGCGGGGCACCTGGGCTTTCGCGAGGGGCCGATGATGGCGTCGCAAGACTTGCTCACGGTGACCATCGACGGCGTCGGCGGGCATGGCTCGATGCCGCACCTGACGGTCGACCCGCTGGTGGCGGCGGCCAGTGTGGTGATGGCGCTGCAGACGGTGGTGGCGCGCAATATCGATGCCCAGGAAGCGGCCGTGGTGACCGTGGGGGCGCTGCAGGCGGGGGAGGCGGCCAACGTCATTCCCCAGCAGGCGCTGCTGCGCCTGAGCCTGCGCGCGCTGGATGCCAAGGTGCGGGCGCAGACGCTGGAGCGGGTGCGGGCGATCATCACTCAGCAGGCCGAGAGCTTTGGCTGCACCAGCACCATCGAGCATCGCCCGGCGTACCCGGTGCTGGTCAACCATGCCGCGGAAAACGCCTTTGCCACCCAGGTCGGCGTCGAACTGGTCGGCGCCGAGGCGGTGGATGGCAACACCCGCAAGCTGATGGGCAGCGAGGACTTTGCCTGGATGCTGCAGCGCTGCCCGGGCGCCTACCTGTTCATCGGCAACGGCGTGCAGCGGCCGATGGTGCACAACCCTGCCTATGACTTCAACGACGACATCCTGCTGACCGGCGCCGCCTACTGGGGCGCGCTGGCGGAGAGCTGGCTCAAGCCGGCCTGA